The Oikeobacillus pervagus genome contains the following window.
TCTGTAAGGAGGGGTTAGATGAGAAAAGAAGCTGAAGTACGTAAGAACGAAATTCTTGACGCGGCAGATGAACTTTTCCGTCAGAAGGGATTTGACGGGACAAGTACAAACGATATTCTCGAAAAGGTCGGTATTGCGCGTGGAACATTGTATCATCATTTCAAATCGAAGGAGGATATTATGGATGCGCTGATTGAGCGGTACAGTGCCCGTCTTTTGGGAGCGGCTCAGGAAATCGCTGCAGACAAGAGCATTTCTGTAGTCGAGCGCATTATCGGCGTTGTTATGGCACTGAACATAAGTGGCGGAAACAGCGAGGAAATTATGGAGCACATTCATAAGCCGCAGAACGCACTTATGCATCAAAAAATACAAAAAGTTATCATCAATGGTGTTCCACCGATATTAACGGAAATCATTCGCGAGGGTATTGAGCAGGGAATGTTCAACACACCATTTCCGTATGAGTGCATGGAAATGGTTGTAATCTATGCGACTACCATTTTTGATAATGATATGGTTACAATGACGAACGAGGAGCTCTTTTCACGAATGGTTGCCTTTATCTGCAATGTAGAAAGGCTACTTGGTGCAGAAAGTGGAAGTCTAATGGACACTTTAAAAATGTTTGGTATGAAAGACGGTAGCAACAATGAATAACTCAGTCAAATCTTTTAATAAATTTCTTCTACTTTGGTCGGGTCAGCTTGTTTCCGCTATAGGAGGAGGCCTTACGTCATTTGGGCTTGCAATTTATGTTTTCCAGCAGACAGGGAAGGCGTCGGCAATGGCACTTGTAACCTTGCTTGCGTTTATGCCATCGCTTCTCTTAAGCGCTTATTCGGGAGTGCTCGCGGATCGTTATGACCGTAGGCTATTAATGGTGTTGGGTGATAGTTTTTCCGCACTAGGAATCGTCTTTATTTTAATTTGTATGTTTCGCGGAGAAGCACAGTTATGGCAAATTTGTGTGGGGGTTACCATTAGCTCCGTGTTTTCTTCGCTACTCGAACCCGCGTATAAAGCAACGGTTACTGATTTACTTACTGAAGAACAGTATACGAAGGCAAGTGGGTTTGTCCAATTGGCGGGCTCGGCAAAATTTCTGATATCTCCTGTTATTGCGGGATTTTTACTCACTGTTGCAGATATAAAGATGTTGCTTATCATCGACATTTGCACTTTTTTTGTTACC
Protein-coding sequences here:
- a CDS encoding TetR/AcrR family transcriptional regulator, with amino-acid sequence MRKEAEVRKNEILDAADELFRQKGFDGTSTNDILEKVGIARGTLYHHFKSKEDIMDALIERYSARLLGAAQEIAADKSISVVERIIGVVMALNISGGNSEEIMEHIHKPQNALMHQKIQKVIINGVPPILTEIIREGIEQGMFNTPFPYECMEMVVIYATTIFDNDMVTMTNEELFSRMVAFICNVERLLGAESGSLMDTLKMFGMKDGSNNE